The Pseudomonas sp. SCA2728.1_7 DNA segment ATTGCCAGTTGCCGGCTCACGACGGCGCATCATTGTGCTGCCAGATTCATGCGTTGCCAGGCTGCGCGAATTTGCCGGTGTTTATGTTGGCGCTAACCGCCGACCGAGAGCTCTGCAGCACCGGCGCCGCTATCGATTACCTGAACAAACCGGTGAAATTCGAGGACTTGCAGTCAGCACTGGAGCGTCGCGTACTGTGTTATTGGTAGGGTAAAAGCGCCGCAAAATCGGCGGATATGACACTTTGATCAACCTTGGGGCGGTGCTTAACTGGATCTCTTGGTTGAGCAAAGGAGCCCGTCATGAACCTGCATCAGTTCGCCGAAACCCACGAAGTCACCAACCAGCCACCGTCGCTGGACGGCACCAACCTGTACCGCATCGACCTGCCGTTGCAGGAGTGGTCGCGGCGCTTTGGTGCTGGTTGGGCCGAGTCGCGGATCGATGCCTACGGCGCGCTCGCCGGCGGGCCGTTGATGGAAGCCGGGTTCCTCGCCAATCAGAACAAACCTGTGTTTGCCAGCCATGACCGCTATGGTCATCGCATTGATCTGGTGGAATTTCACCCGGCCTATCACGAGCTGATGCGCACGGCGATCGAGCATGGCCTGACTTCGCTGCCATGGGCGCATCCACAGGATGGGGCCCACGTCGCCCGCGCCTCGATGACTTATTTGCACAGCCAGGCCGAGGCCGGCAGCGGTTGCCCGTTGACCATGACCTTCGCCAGCGTGCCGGCCCTGCGCTTGCAGCCGAACATCGCTGAGCAATGGCTGCCGAAAGTCCTCTCTACTGAATACGACCCGCGCAACGTTGGCATGGCGCACAAGGCCGGCGTGACCATCGGCATGGCCATGACCGAGAAACAGGGCGGCACCGACGTGCGCGCCAACACCACCAAGGCGTATCCGGTCGGCGCCAGCGGCCCGGGTCAGGCTTATGAGCTGGTCGGGCACAAGTGGTTCTGCTCGGCGCCGATGTGCGATGCCTTCCTGACGCTGGCGCAGACCGACAAGGGCTTGAGCTGCTTCCTGCTGCCGCGCCATCGCCCGGACGACACGCGCAATCAGTTCTACATCCAGCGCCTGAAAAACAAACTCGGCAACCAGTCCAACGCCTCCAGCGAAGTGGAGTTTCGTGGCGCGCTGGCGTGGATGGTCGGTGAGGAAGGGCGCGGCGTGCCAACCATCATCGAGATGGTGGCGATGACCCGATTCGATTGCATGGTCGGTTCCAGTTCGTTGATGCGCCAGGCGCTGACTCAGGCCAGCCACCACTGCGCGCACCGCAAGGTCGGCGGCAAACTGCTCAGCGAGCAGCCATTGATGCAAAACGTGCTGGCCGATCTGGCGCTGGAAAGCGAAGCCGCGCTGGCCCTGAGTTTGCGCATGGGTAAGGCGCTGGATCATCTGGATGATCGCCACGAAGCGCAATTTGCGCGCCTGGTGACAGCGGTGGGCAAGTATTGGATCTGCAAGCGCGCGCCGGCGATGATCAATGAAGCGGCGGAATGTATGGGCGGCGCAGGGTATGTCGAGGACAGTATTCTGCCGCGTCTGTACCGTGAGGCGCCGGTGAACTCGACGTGGGAAGGCTCGGGGAATGTGCAGTGCCTGGACGTGCTGCGGGCCTTGTCGAAAGAGCCGGGCGTGCTGGATGTGTTGTTCAGCGAGTTGGGCGACGGGCATGGCGACAAGCGACTGGCTGCGCATATTCAGCAGTTGCAGGCGCAGTTCAAGGATACGAGCGACATTCAGTATCGGGCGCGGCAGTTGACTGAAGATATCGCGCTCGGTTTGCAGGCCAAGCTTCTGTTGGAGGCCGGAAACTCAGCCGTCAGCGATGCCTTCATTGCCAGCCGCCTGAGCGGTGGCGGCCGGGTTTACGGCGCCTTGCCGCGTGGGCTGGACGTCGAAGCCATCGTCGCCCGCTCAACCCCACAGATTCTCTGACCCACCACACATCCCCTGTAGGAGTGAGCCTGCTCGCGATAGCGGTGTATCAGTCAATGCAAATGTCGACGGATAGACCGCTATCGCGAGCAGGCTCACTCCTACAGGGATCGGGTCTGCCTGACATATTGTGCGGTTGCCAACATGCCACTGTTCCCGTGACGCCACGATGCAGGCAAGATGAAGCTCTGCAAGTCAGAACACAGGAAGCTGATCGTGACCGAAGCGTTTATTGTTGTTCAAACCGCCGAACAAGCCGTGGATCGTCTGGCCGAGCTGCATGAGCGGGCCACCACTGCGCTGAATTCGGCGCTCAAGCGTTACCTCAAGGATCGCGTCGAACCCGACGCTGCGCAGCGTGCTCTGTTTCGTTATCCCGAACTGCGTCTGACCTACCATTGCCAGGGCGAAGTCCCGCAGACCACCCGCGCTTACGCCAAGGTGCAACTGCCAGGCACTTACAGCGTCACCGTCACCCACCCTGCTGCGTTCCGCAAATATCTGCTCGAACAACTTGTGCCGCTGATGCACGACTTCACGGTGACCGTGGAAGTTGGTGTCAGCCAGCAAAACATTCCGTATCCGTACGTGGTCGAGCAGGGTGATGAACTGGCCGGCTCCGGCGTCACCGCTGCGGTGCTGGCGCGGGTGTTCCCGAGTACCGATCTGTCCGCGGCCACCGATGGCATCGCCGACGGTCTCTACGACTGGGAAAACACCGATCCGCTGCCGCTGGCCTTGTTCGACGCGGCGCGCGTGGATTTCTCCCTGCGCCGACTGGTGCACTACACCGGCAGCGACTGGCGCCATGTGCAGCCGTGGATTCTGCTGACCAACTATCACCGTTACGTCGACCAGTTCATCGTCCATGGTCTGGAGCAACTGCGCAGCGACCCGCGTTTCGTGCGCATGGTGTTGCCGGGTAACGTGATCATCGAGAAGGGCATGGATCACGGCGAAGCCTCGGCGATTGCTGCCGGTGTGGTCTGGCACCGTTACCAGATGCCGGCCTATCACCTGATCGCCAGCGATGGCCACGGCGTGACGCTGGTCAACATCGGTGTCGGCCCGTCCAACGCCAAGAACATCACCGACCACTTGGCGGTGCTGCGTCCGCATTGCTGGCTGATGATCGGCCACTGCGGTGGCCTGCGTCAGTCGCAGACCATCGGCGACTATGTGTTGGCGCACGCTTACATGCGTCGCGATGGCATTCTCGACCGCGTGGTGCCGCCGAACATTCCGATCCCGGCCCTGGCCGAGGTGCAAATGGCGTTGCAGCAGGCGGCGGCGAATGTCACTGGCGAGAAGGGCGACGATCTGAAAAAACGCCTGCGCACCGGCACCGTGCTGACCTACGACGACCGTAACTGGGAATTGCGTTGGGCGCAGGAACGGCCGTTGATCAACCTGTCCCGCGCTGTCGCGGTGGACATGGAAAGCGGCACGATTGCCGCGCAGGGTTATCGCCTGCGGGTGCCGTACGGCACGTTGCTGTGCGTTTCGGACAAACCGCTGCACAGTGAAATCAAACTGCCGGGTTCGGCCAACGCCTTCTATGAACGCGCAGTCAGCCAGCACTTGAAAATCGGCATCGAAGCGGTGGATCTGCTGC contains these protein-coding regions:
- a CDS encoding acyl-CoA dehydrogenase family protein; the protein is MNLHQFAETHEVTNQPPSLDGTNLYRIDLPLQEWSRRFGAGWAESRIDAYGALAGGPLMEAGFLANQNKPVFASHDRYGHRIDLVEFHPAYHELMRTAIEHGLTSLPWAHPQDGAHVARASMTYLHSQAEAGSGCPLTMTFASVPALRLQPNIAEQWLPKVLSTEYDPRNVGMAHKAGVTIGMAMTEKQGGTDVRANTTKAYPVGASGPGQAYELVGHKWFCSAPMCDAFLTLAQTDKGLSCFLLPRHRPDDTRNQFYIQRLKNKLGNQSNASSEVEFRGALAWMVGEEGRGVPTIIEMVAMTRFDCMVGSSSLMRQALTQASHHCAHRKVGGKLLSEQPLMQNVLADLALESEAALALSLRMGKALDHLDDRHEAQFARLVTAVGKYWICKRAPAMINEAAECMGGAGYVEDSILPRLYREAPVNSTWEGSGNVQCLDVLRALSKEPGVLDVLFSELGDGHGDKRLAAHIQQLQAQFKDTSDIQYRARQLTEDIALGLQAKLLLEAGNSAVSDAFIASRLSGGGRVYGALPRGLDVEAIVARSTPQIL
- the amn gene encoding AMP nucleosidase encodes the protein MKLCKSEHRKLIVTEAFIVVQTAEQAVDRLAELHERATTALNSALKRYLKDRVEPDAAQRALFRYPELRLTYHCQGEVPQTTRAYAKVQLPGTYSVTVTHPAAFRKYLLEQLVPLMHDFTVTVEVGVSQQNIPYPYVVEQGDELAGSGVTAAVLARVFPSTDLSAATDGIADGLYDWENTDPLPLALFDAARVDFSLRRLVHYTGSDWRHVQPWILLTNYHRYVDQFIVHGLEQLRSDPRFVRMVLPGNVIIEKGMDHGEASAIAAGVVWHRYQMPAYHLIASDGHGVTLVNIGVGPSNAKNITDHLAVLRPHCWLMIGHCGGLRQSQTIGDYVLAHAYMRRDGILDRVVPPNIPIPALAEVQMALQQAAANVTGEKGDDLKKRLRTGTVLTYDDRNWELRWAQERPLINLSRAVAVDMESGTIAAQGYRLRVPYGTLLCVSDKPLHSEIKLPGSANAFYERAVSQHLKIGIEAVDLLRTELNSLHSRKLRSFDEPPFR